From Pseudoalteromonas viridis, the proteins below share one genomic window:
- a CDS encoding 2OG-Fe(II) oxygenase has protein sequence MTDFIRIYENALSPEFCQQFIQTFDNSPHLAQGTTSGGIDLSKKVSQDLYLNQYPDYAQQLTHIQQTTSKYLFDYIEEHFFMMIGAFGLSVYHPKTGQPVNLTVDNFEEVGKPQLPILTQQLFRLGSIQAQRYPTNEGGYPYWHSEVYPQLQHNEALHRVLLFMFYLNDVEEGGETEFHYQDKRIKPKQGSMVIAPAYFTHTHRGNMPRSNDKYILTSWVLFNRAEQLYGAPPQQATS, from the coding sequence ATGACTGATTTTATTCGCATTTATGAAAATGCACTGAGTCCTGAGTTTTGCCAGCAGTTTATTCAGACCTTTGATAACAGCCCTCACCTGGCTCAGGGGACTACCTCAGGTGGTATCGACCTCAGTAAGAAAGTCAGTCAGGATTTGTATTTAAATCAATACCCGGATTATGCGCAGCAATTAACACACATTCAACAAACTACGTCAAAATACCTGTTCGATTATATTGAAGAGCACTTTTTTATGATGATTGGGGCCTTCGGACTGAGTGTCTATCACCCCAAAACCGGTCAGCCAGTTAACTTAACCGTTGATAACTTTGAAGAAGTGGGCAAGCCTCAGTTACCGATTTTAACTCAGCAATTGTTCCGCTTAGGCTCTATTCAGGCGCAGCGCTATCCAACCAATGAAGGCGGATACCCGTACTGGCACAGTGAAGTTTACCCGCAATTGCAGCACAACGAAGCGCTGCACCGGGTACTGTTGTTTATGTTTTATCTCAACGATGTCGAGGAAGGCGGAGAAACCGAGTTTCATTATCAGGATAAACGTATCAAGCCAAAACAAGGCTCTATGGTTATTGCACCGGCCTACTTTACACACACGCACCGGGGCAACATGCCTCGCTCTAATGACAAGTATATCCTCACATCCTGGGTGTTATTCAATCGGGCAGAGCAATTGTATGGTGCCCCGCCTCAGCAAGCCACCAGCTAA
- a CDS encoding acyl-CoA thioesterase, with protein sequence MLSETLMPRFSETDVLGHINNTALPVWFEAARTPIFKIFTPDLNPHQWKLIVAKVEVTFKGELFYGQAVEVKTAIEKIGNSSFVILQQAWQHGECCAEGRTVMVRYDFAGKAAQPLSDEEKAALAQYAL encoded by the coding sequence ATGTTGTCAGAAACTCTTATGCCGCGTTTCAGTGAAACGGATGTCCTCGGACACATCAACAATACCGCACTCCCGGTATGGTTTGAAGCGGCGCGCACGCCTATTTTCAAAATTTTTACACCGGATCTTAATCCACATCAATGGAAGCTGATTGTGGCCAAAGTGGAAGTGACCTTTAAAGGCGAGCTGTTTTACGGACAAGCGGTGGAGGTTAAAACAGCCATTGAAAAAATCGGCAACAGCTCCTTTGTGATCTTACAGCAGGCCTGGCAGCACGGTGAATGCTGCGCTGAGGGTCGTACTGTGATGGTGCGTTATGACTTTGCGGGAAAAGCCGCACAGCCACTGAGTGACGAGGAAAAAGCGGCACTCGCACAGTATGCGTTATAA
- a CDS encoding YacL family protein: MEYQFIRDPISGFRVKMSAEHELVGRWLNDELEHAALPGLLARLKEIKATRDEFCLEGREVRLIVSHQEALFEAHDLYHEQTDALSAYSDDALALEEHGLSAGCGFEDFEALLLDWQDFIRRRR, translated from the coding sequence ATGGAGTATCAGTTTATTCGCGATCCTATCAGTGGATTTCGCGTCAAAATGTCAGCTGAACATGAGCTGGTGGGGCGTTGGTTGAATGATGAACTTGAGCATGCGGCATTGCCGGGATTACTGGCACGGCTAAAGGAGATCAAAGCGACCCGGGATGAGTTTTGTCTGGAAGGGCGCGAGGTGCGCCTGATTGTGTCACACCAGGAAGCCCTGTTTGAAGCCCACGACTTATACCATGAGCAAACGGATGCGCTATCGGCTTACAGCGATGATGCGCTTGCCCTGGAAGAGCATGGCCTGAGCGCAGGTTGCGGCTTCGAAGATTTCGAAGCCTTGTTACTCGACTGGCAGGACTTTATTCGCCGTCGTCGTTAG
- a CDS encoding AEC family transporter: MTFIDILFPLIFVVTCGFVAARIRFISGAQLDGIRVYIFNLAIPVLLFLSMFRADLSQVASASLLLAFYLPVVALYLLVFVLLRARFNLTMSDAALSALNSTYSNTVVVGLPVILAALGEQAAAMVFMIIPLHSAVLFSLTFILARRANGGVEWLKPLFLNPVVLSISLGLIANLMSLSLPALLLSGMEWFAQPAIAGALFVLGASLVQYGFRPVWYPALMLSIVKLLILPLCVYLTATLLALEPLQRQVVTLMSAAPLGVNAYLVARQLGVQQAISAGSVVLSTLLSVVSLSLWLAILSI, from the coding sequence GTGACTTTCATTGATATTCTGTTTCCACTGATTTTCGTCGTCACCTGTGGCTTTGTGGCTGCGCGGATCCGTTTTATCTCTGGCGCACAGCTGGACGGGATCCGGGTCTACATTTTTAATCTCGCCATTCCCGTACTGCTTTTTTTAAGTATGTTTCGTGCCGATCTGTCGCAAGTAGCATCAGCCTCTCTGCTGCTGGCCTTTTATCTGCCGGTGGTGGCGCTGTACCTGCTGGTATTTGTCTTACTGCGGGCTCGCTTTAATCTCACCATGAGCGATGCGGCGCTGAGCGCACTGAATAGCACTTACTCAAATACCGTGGTGGTGGGTCTGCCAGTCATTCTGGCCGCGCTCGGCGAGCAAGCTGCGGCCATGGTGTTTATGATCATACCGCTACACAGTGCGGTGTTATTTTCACTGACCTTTATACTAGCCCGAAGAGCAAATGGCGGAGTTGAATGGCTCAAACCACTGTTTCTGAACCCGGTTGTACTCAGCATCAGCCTCGGACTCATTGCTAATCTGATGTCTCTGAGCCTGCCGGCACTATTGTTATCGGGTATGGAGTGGTTTGCCCAGCCCGCGATTGCGGGGGCGCTGTTTGTATTGGGTGCCAGTCTGGTTCAGTACGGATTTCGGCCGGTGTGGTATCCGGCACTGATGCTCAGCATCGTCAAACTACTGATCCTGCCTTTATGTGTTTACCTGACAGCAACCCTGCTCGCGCTTGAGCCGCTGCAACGCCAGGTCGTCACCCTGATGAGTGCAGCGCCATTGGGGGTTAATGCTTATCTGGTCGCACGCCAGCTAGGCGTGCAACAGGCTATCAGCGCGGGCAGCGTAGTATTATCCACACTGCTGAGTGTCGTCTCGCTGAGCCTGTGGCTGGCTATTCTATCAATCTGA